In the Flavobacterium sp. 90 genome, TGTGAAATAACGATTATTTTTTTCGCCGAAATATATTTTTATAAATAAGGTATTCGAAATTAAACTTTTAAGTTGGTTTGACTAAATAATTTTCTTGACTCCCGGAATCAAAAGAATAAGCGAACCAAGTAAAAAACTGCCTAAAACTATTAATGGCGCTGCTACAAGAAGTTTTATTGCAGGATCAATAGCCCAGTTTCTTATTGCTAAAGTGAATCCGACAATTACTAAGGGATGGAAAATGTAAACTGCAAAACTACAGCGGGATAATTTACTAAGCAGTTTAGAAGGAGTATTCCAGCTTCTTTTTCCTTTACTTAATAATGTTGTTAGAATAGAAATTCCAATCCATTGCTCCCAAACGGCATATAATAAAGCTTGCCAATGAAAACCGCCAGAAAACCAAGAAGAATCGCAGTTGAGTTTGAGTTTAATAATAAGAAATGCAGGAAAAAATAATAAACATATTAAAGCTGATCTTTTAAGTTGTTTGCCTGTTTTATCAGAAAGTTGCTCGAACCAATTATTTTTAGCCGCTAATAATCCAATAATAAAAAGAGCGATGTATTGTGGGAAATGCCCAAGTTGAAATCCGATTGGTTCAAGAACCCATCCCACGGGAAAGTGTATTCTGACTAAAAAGCTAATGATTCCCAATATAAACGCAAACAATAATATGGTTCTCGAATTTGGTGTTGCCAAAGATTTTGCGAAGCTGATATTAAAAACTTTTTTCACTCCTACATAGATTAAAGAAAAAAGTAATAATGCGGCCAGAAACCAGGTTACGCCTAAATCTATCCAGCTGTCATATCCGCTTAAATATTCAAAATAACTAATATGTTGTTCTTTGGCAAAGTAGTAAACAAGATAAGAGATGAATGGCGAAAGAATAAAGGAGTTGAATAAAATAGGAATTCCTAATCTAACAAGGCGGTCTTTGGTGAATTTTGAAGCTCCTTTTCTTGTATAAGAAGAACCGGTAAAGTAGGCTGCAAGCATAAAAAAATACCCCATAAAGAAGGATTGATTAATGCTTATAAACATTGTCATAGGAATTCGGGCTCCTAGAAGATTGGTTTGTTCTGTATAGTACCAACCTTCAGAAGTACTGTAAGCGATAAAAGTGTGATGAAGAACTACTAGAATTGTTAATAGTATTTTGATATTGTCTATGTACGATAGTTTGTTTGAAGTATTAAAATCTGGATTCGTGTTCGCAATTGTGGTTGACATAATAAATTGGTTTATTGTTATTGATGGCAAACCTACAACGAGAAAAAGCAGTAAAAATAAGGCTTGTTACTGGTAACTAGCTTTTGTGACGAGCAACAAGCTTAGGCAATATATTTACTTTGAAGTTCTTGGTAGCGGTTGTTGAAACTGTCGATTTGTTTTCTGGAAACCGGAATTTTTATATCTGTTTCATGAAACGATAATAGATAGCCTTGAGAGTTTCCAGTCATTTTTTTTATCTTAAACATATTTACCAGATAGGCTCTGTGACATCTAAAAAAGTGTGGGTAGTTTATTATTTGAGCTTCAAATTGTGTTAAAGAAATTCTTTTTACTTCAGTGGTAATTTTGTTTTCGTTTGATTTTGTTAGTTCGACATAATTACCATCTGCTTTTGCAAAGAGTAATTGGTCAATATCTAAGCTAAAATCATCTTGTTTTACATTTGTATTAATAAAAATATTAGATTCTAAAGTTGTTTTTGCAGGCTCAACTGTTAGCGGAGTAAATTGAAGGACAAATGGAGATCCATTTTTTGATTCGAAATAAAAACTTGATAATCTCAGAAAAAAGTAGAAAAATGTGCCTGCAATAAGACAATTTCTAATTTCTTCAAAAAAATAATTCCATGACCAATTGTTTGGATTATTATAAAGTAAGTCCCGCATTAAAAAGCTCGTTGTGCCCATTAATATTAGTATTAATCCAATATGGATATATTCTTTGAGTAAAGTCCATTTGATTTGATCTTTTGCTTTTTTAGAATAATTTAATATTCCAAAGTAAGCGAATAGAATTAGTGCCGGAGCTAAGGCGTGAAAAAAGCAAATGAGTAAGTAATGCATTTTGAGTTCCGGATCGTAAACTCCAAATGGTTTGAATAATAAAAGAAATGCTAAAAGGATAAGAAATACAGTAACTGAGCTTTTGATTAGGTTTTGAGACTGATATCTTTTGGGATATTCAATTTCTTGTGTCAAATGCGCTGTGTTGATGTAAAATATCATGATTAAAACTTATTAGGGATTAAAAATAAGAAAAATAATGACCTTGATATTTATTGGTTGAAGGTTATTTATAGTAGGAGGGGAAAAGGCATAAAAAAGGTAAAATACATAAAAATGCATTTTACCTTTTTTGTGATCTTGACGATACAGAATTCGAATCTTTTATTAAGAGATTTAAGGATCTTGAATAAATTTTAATTTAATGGCTATTGCTATATTTCGCTAACACCTTGTTTCGTTTATCTTATATGTTTTTTTAGAAATAATTTATTCTAAAATTAAATTGCAAGCTATTAGCTGTAAGAGAAAATGAGACTTTAAATGACAATTTCATAAATTAGAATTTAGAAGTTTTAATTCTATTTGAATTTACATTTTTTGATTTTTACAGTAATTTTATAGGTATATAGATATCAATAATGTGAAGATTTTCGGGATGCGATTTAGGATCATTTAAATGATTTAAAAAGAAATTTCTATTATCTGGCTGATAGCCATTTTCTTCAAACCAAACTTCATAAATATAATTCCATGTTTTGAAACATTCAGACATTGGTGCTTCTTTATGGAAGATAGCGTATAATCCACCGCTTATTGTTGTATTTCCTATTATTCCTTCGCCGACTATTTTTTCAGGTACAGATAAACAAACATCTGCCTGAAGCATTCCGGATAAATTAGCATTACTTCTATAAACGGTTAATGCTTTGGTTTCGGGAAAATTTACTAAATTTCTAGGAGAAGCCCAACTAAAAAGCTGCTCAAACATTTTGCCAAATGTTTCACTATCATGATTCTGGATATTGAGGTTTCTGATGTAAATAACATTAAATTCCTTCATTTTTTTGATTTCAAAATCAAGTTTTACTATTTCACTCATTTCAGTTTTTTTAAAATTATTTAATTTGAGTGCAAGATAGTCTTCGATTTTTGACTGCATTTTTCCAATATTGCTATCAATTATACCAATATTGCTATTTTTATGTTGCTTTCGCCATTCACTTGGTGTCACATGTTTTGCTTCGCGAAAAGCTCTTGAAAAAGATGAAATACTTAAAAAACCACAATCAGCGGCAATTTCACTAATCGTTTTTGATGGATTATTCATTAAGAAAAACAAAGCTCTCTCTATTTTTGCATTTTTTATAAATTCATTGATTGTCGTTCCGGTGACAGACTTAAAAATTCTGTGAAAATGAAATTTAGAAAAATTAGAAAGCCCAGCCAATTTTTCTAAAGAAAGTTCTTCATGAAGGTTTTCTTTAATGTAATCTATACTTTTATTGATTCTAAAGTAGTATTCTTTAATGGACTCTTCTTTGGTCATACTTATGGATCTTATAGTGTCTTTTTGATTATTTTTTGTAAATACACAAACGAATAGTGAAGACAAAGTTAAGAATGTATTAGGAACATCTTTTGCTTTTATTGTGACCACGGTGGGATTTGAACCCACACGTCTTTACGAGCACCACCATCTCAAGGTGGCAAGTCTGCCGTTTCTCCACGTGGACTTAAAAGAAAAAAGGTCTAGTAAAATAAATTACTAGACCTTTTGTGACCCGACTGGGGCTCGAACCCAGGACCCCATCATTAAAAGTGATGTGCTCTACCGACTGAGCTATCGAGTCATTGCTATCAAGGAAAGTATTTTTGTTAAATCACAAATTTTGTGACCCGACTGGGGCTCGAACCCAGGACCCCATCATTAAAAGTGATGTGCTCTACCGACTGAGCTATCGAGTCATAATTCTTTCCTTGAACGCGGGTGCAAATATAGGAAGTTATTTTTGATATAACAATACCTTATTTTAAGATTAATTTAATAATGAATTAATATGCTGAAATGGAGGTTGTAAGCATAGTAAGATAGTCTTCATAGTGTAAAACATGAATCTTTTGCTTGAAGTTTTTTTATGTTTTAAACAGCTTGAAAGAGGTTTGAAAAGAAAAGATATTTAATTTTTAAGGTTTTTTGTAAGCTTCAAGTAGATTTAATCTACATTTTTTAATTGTGTAGTTGATTTTTGAGAGCGTACAGTTTAGTTCTGAGGTTTTTTAACATTTGAGGATCGGAAACTTTACCTCTGACTCTGTCTAGAAAAATAGGCTTTCCGATAGTCATCTTCAAATTATGTCCTTGTTTGTTAAAGAGTTCTGAGATCAGTTTTGAAGTTTGTAACATGGGATGGATCGATTTTAACATACTAAAGAAAAAACCATTATTTCCATGAAAATATATAGGCAAAATAGGAACGTTTGCTTTGCACATAATTTTCCCTACCACAGGATGCCACTCGGGATCTGTGATTTTATTCGTCTTAAAATTAAAAGATGATACTTCTCCTGCGGGAAATATTGCAACAGGAACACCTTCTGATAAAACTTTAAGCGTCATTTTTAATCCTGTAATACTGGCAGAATTCTGTACGTTTTCAAATGGGTTTACGGCAATGATACATTTTTCAAGATTTGGAATTTCCTTTAATAGAAAATTTCCCATATACATTGTATCAGGACGTATTTTTGCTATGGTATTTAATAAGGCTAATGATTCAATGCCTCCATAAGGATGGTTTGCAACAACGATAAAAGCTCCTTCGCGAGGAATATTTAGTAATTCGGCAGCATCATATTGAACATTCACGCCAATTTTATTTAAAGCATAACTAGCAAAATCAGCGCCCTCAAGATTACCTCCTTCTTTTACCATCTCATTTAAATTGTTAATTTTCATTACTTTCATTAAATAAGAGGATAATCCAGGGATCGGAATTTTAGAAAGGCCGGCAGCTTCAGAAAATTTTTCTTTGGATATCAATGTCATATATTATAGCTATTAAGGTTGAATGCAAAAACTAATAAAAACCTAAAAGGGATAGAATTAGTAATGGATAATGTTTATTTGTTAAATTTTGTTATTATAATTTTATGACATGAAGCAAGAATTTTGAAGAGAAGAGACCGTTAATCATCTACAAATTCTTATGCAATCGAGGGTAAAGATACTCGGATTTTATATGTGAAAATTGAATATGCGAATAAAAGAACTATGAAAAGTAAGGAGATACTTTTTCTTAACGTTGTCTTTGTGTTTTCTTTATAAATTGAATAAGAAATGAGTGAAGAAAGTGTAATTTAGTAAAAAGTCTAAAAAAAAGTATATAAAAAAGACCTGTTTCATAGCGAAATAGGTCTTTTGTTTTAAGTTTTATTACAACGAATTTGAGTCTTCTGTGAAATCATTTTTAGATTTTAAGTGAAGTACAGCTTTCTTGTTAAGATTTTTATCAGTCGTATTTGTCCTTCTGTCTAAATTTGTCAGTCAGGTCATTTTTGGTCAAAAAGTTATAACCAATATCAATAATTTTATCCCTGTATTTAAAATACCTGCCGTCAGTAGTGATTCTTTCTTTTTTATCTTCGTCATTCCAAAATTCAATCTGGTAGCGATTTTCAAATTTACAGATTGTTTCTTTGCCTTTAAAAATTTCGGTTAAAAGGTAAAAGCTATCAGATTTTGTTAAGTCGCAAATTTGATTTCCTTTTGTAAAGCTTATTCTCCATAGTGATAATAAAGGTTTTTCCGCTTTCAAAGGGGTTAGCTTTATTTGTTGGTATAAATATCTAACGGGTGTATAAGCCCAAATTAAATCAGTCGGCGATGTTCTTCCGTAATCGCTAATAGATTTTACTATTTTATCGTTTTTGATAAATGTTATACTGACTGTCTCGTCATCAGTCCAATTTGCTTCATAATTATTTTCAAGATTCTTTATATCGGCTTTCTTAAAACTGGTTTGAATTTTTTGATATTCATTTTTCGAAATTTTAGATTTAAAAATTCCATTTTTAGTATTATAGTGCTGACCATAAAAGAGAATATTGCCACTATTGTCAATGCTGATGTTTGAAACAGGGCAAGAGCCATAACAGCCCGAAGACGAAACTATAATTTTGTCATAATTTTCATTAGGGTCGATTTTGTATTTTGTTCTTGCGTATTTTGCAAAGATGCTGTCGCTTATTTGTGTTGTCAATGTGTCTCCAATAATCGAATGTATTTTTTGACTCTCCCAGGTTTTGCTTAGTAGATCTAAAATTTTTAGACTATCATTTTCGATTTTATATTTAGTTGTAGTTCCTAAAAAAAATGTCTTCCTGTCTTCTCTCTCATTTGCTTTAATAAATTTAAAATAACCAGATTTGTTTTCGCATAAATTATTTTCTAAAAAGATGTAGCCTGGTATGTGGTTGCCAAAAGGAGCGGGCGGTGGGAATTTTATATCGCTAATTTTTTGCGGTTTTCTTTGGTCTTCTGTTTTGATGTAAGTCCACTCGCCAAGAATATTTGTATTCAATTGAGCGTCATTATTTTTTTTGCAAGAGTATAAAAGGAATACAGTTAAAACGTAAAGTAAAATTTTTTGCTTCATAAATTATTTCTACGATTAATATTATAATATTGTAAATATAGAAGATTTTTGAAGTAATATCTGGATAATATATGAAGTTGGAGTGATCTAGAATTAAAAAAGCGAAAACCTTTAGAATAAAGATTTCCGCTTTTTTGGACCCTGATGGTGTAGAATTCGAACCTTTTGTTGGAGGATTTAAAGATTTTAAATGAAGTCAATTAATCTTATCTTTTAAAAATAGTAATATCTTAGCTATAAACTAAAATTTGCTTAAATTTCTGAAGCAATGAGATTGAATTTATTTAAAGTATAATTAATTAGTAGAAG is a window encoding:
- a CDS encoding acyltransferase, coding for MSTTIANTNPDFNTSNKLSYIDNIKILLTILVVLHHTFIAYSTSEGWYYTEQTNLLGARIPMTMFISINQSFFMGYFFMLAAYFTGSSYTRKGASKFTKDRLVRLGIPILFNSFILSPFISYLVYYFAKEQHISYFEYLSGYDSWIDLGVTWFLAALLLFSLIYVGVKKVFNISFAKSLATPNSRTILLFAFILGIISFLVRIHFPVGWVLEPIGFQLGHFPQYIALFIIGLLAAKNNWFEQLSDKTGKQLKRSALICLLFFPAFLIIKLKLNCDSSWFSGGFHWQALLYAVWEQWIGISILTTLLSKGKRSWNTPSKLLSKLSRCSFAVYIFHPLVIVGFTLAIRNWAIDPAIKLLVAAPLIVLGSFLLGSLILLIPGVKKII
- a CDS encoding LytTR family DNA-binding domain-containing protein; the encoded protein is MIFYINTAHLTQEIEYPKRYQSQNLIKSSVTVFLILLAFLLLFKPFGVYDPELKMHYLLICFFHALAPALILFAYFGILNYSKKAKDQIKWTLLKEYIHIGLILILMGTTSFLMRDLLYNNPNNWSWNYFFEEIRNCLIAGTFFYFFLRLSSFYFESKNGSPFVLQFTPLTVEPAKTTLESNIFINTNVKQDDFSLDIDQLLFAKADGNYVELTKSNENKITTEVKRISLTQFEAQIINYPHFFRCHRAYLVNMFKIKKMTGNSQGYLLSFHETDIKIPVSRKQIDSFNNRYQELQSKYIA
- a CDS encoding AraC family transcriptional regulator; protein product: MVTIKAKDVPNTFLTLSSLFVCVFTKNNQKDTIRSISMTKEESIKEYYFRINKSIDYIKENLHEELSLEKLAGLSNFSKFHFHRIFKSVTGTTINEFIKNAKIERALFFLMNNPSKTISEIAADCGFLSISSFSRAFREAKHVTPSEWRKQHKNSNIGIIDSNIGKMQSKIEDYLALKLNNFKKTEMSEIVKLDFEIKKMKEFNVIYIRNLNIQNHDSETFGKMFEQLFSWASPRNLVNFPETKALTVYRSNANLSGMLQADVCLSVPEKIVGEGIIGNTTISGGLYAIFHKEAPMSECFKTWNYIYEVWFEENGYQPDNRNFFLNHLNDPKSHPENLHIIDIYIPIKLL
- a CDS encoding 1-acyl-sn-glycerol-3-phosphate acyltransferase — protein: MTLISKEKFSEAAGLSKIPIPGLSSYLMKVMKINNLNEMVKEGGNLEGADFASYALNKIGVNVQYDAAELLNIPREGAFIVVANHPYGGIESLALLNTIAKIRPDTMYMGNFLLKEIPNLEKCIIAVNPFENVQNSASITGLKMTLKVLSEGVPVAIFPAGEVSSFNFKTNKITDPEWHPVVGKIMCKANVPILPIYFHGNNGFFFSMLKSIHPMLQTSKLISELFNKQGHNLKMTIGKPIFLDRVRGKVSDPQMLKNLRTKLYALKNQLHN
- a CDS encoding DUF6438 domain-containing protein, which codes for MKQKILLYVLTVFLLYSCKKNNDAQLNTNILGEWTYIKTEDQRKPQKISDIKFPPPAPFGNHIPGYIFLENNLCENKSGYFKFIKANEREDRKTFFLGTTTKYKIENDSLKILDLLSKTWESQKIHSIIGDTLTTQISDSIFAKYARTKYKIDPNENYDKIIVSSSGCYGSCPVSNISIDNSGNILFYGQHYNTKNGIFKSKISKNEYQKIQTSFKKADIKNLENNYEANWTDDETVSITFIKNDKIVKSISDYGRTSPTDLIWAYTPVRYLYQQIKLTPLKAEKPLLSLWRISFTKGNQICDLTKSDSFYLLTEIFKGKETICKFENRYQIEFWNDEDKKERITTDGRYFKYRDKIIDIGYNFLTKNDLTDKFRQKDKYD